One region of Enterobacter ludwigii genomic DNA includes:
- the ulaD gene encoding 3-keto-L-gulonate-6-phosphate decarboxylase UlaD, with protein sequence MSRPLLQLALDHTSLQAAQRDVALLADHVDIVEAGTILCLTEGLQAVRALREQCPDKIIVADWKVADAGETLAEQAFGAGANWMTIICAAPLATVKKGHEVAQRCGGEIQMELFGNWTLEDARAWRHIGVKQAIYHRGRDAQASGQQWGEADLAKMKALSDIGLQLSITGGITPADLPLFKQINVKAFIAGRALAGAEKPPQVAQAFHSQIRDIWGE encoded by the coding sequence ATGAGCCGTCCATTACTTCAACTGGCGCTCGACCATACCTCACTTCAGGCCGCACAGCGCGATGTCGCTTTGCTTGCGGATCACGTTGATATCGTCGAGGCGGGCACCATTCTGTGCCTGACCGAGGGTTTACAGGCCGTGCGTGCCCTTCGCGAGCAGTGCCCGGACAAAATCATCGTGGCGGACTGGAAAGTGGCCGACGCTGGAGAAACGCTGGCAGAACAGGCGTTCGGTGCAGGCGCGAACTGGATGACCATCATCTGCGCGGCACCGCTGGCGACCGTTAAAAAAGGCCATGAAGTCGCTCAACGCTGCGGCGGCGAAATCCAGATGGAGCTGTTTGGTAACTGGACGCTGGAAGATGCACGCGCATGGCGCCACATCGGGGTGAAACAGGCCATCTATCACCGCGGGCGCGACGCGCAGGCGAGTGGTCAGCAGTGGGGCGAAGCGGATCTCGCGAAAATGAAAGCGCTCTCCGACATCGGTTTACAGCTTTCGATTACCGGCGGGATCACTCCTGCCGACCTGCCGCTGTTTAAGCAGATAAACGTCAAAGCCTTTATTGCCGGCCGCGCGCTGGCTGGTGCTGAAAAGCCACCGCAGGTAGCACAGGCATTCCATTCACAAATCCGCGACATCTGGGGAGAGTAA
- a CDS encoding carbohydrate kinase — MSEKEPFWLGIDCGGTYLKAGLYTRQGKEVCIERRSVATLSPRPGYAERDMHQLWQHCHTTVALLLKNARVDGEQIKGVGISAQGKGLFLLDKQDQPLGNAMLSSDRRALEIVQRWQQDGIPEKLYPHTRQTLWTGHPTSLLRWVKENEPQRYQQIGCVMMAHDYLRWCLTGEKGCEESNISESNLYNMSTAQYDPQLTRWLDISEIDGALPPIVGSAEICGEITAQAASLTGLAAGTPVVGGLFDVVSTAICAGLHDDNTLNAVMGTWAVTSGIANGIRDNEPFPYVYGRYVHPQQYIVHEASPTSSGNLEWLTAQWGDVSFSEINDAVARLPKAESDVFFLPFLYGSNAGLEMTSGFYGMQALHSRAHLLQAVYEGVVFSHMTHLNRMLERFTHVTSLRVTGGPTHSDVWMQMLADVSGLAIELPQVEETGCSGAALAALVGTGIYTDFHAAQRALRHDTRVIEPDIRAHAAYQRKYHRYQLLITALQGYHARVKEFDL, encoded by the coding sequence ATGAGTGAAAAAGAGCCCTTCTGGCTGGGTATCGATTGTGGCGGTACTTATCTGAAAGCCGGTTTATACACCCGTCAGGGAAAAGAGGTCTGTATCGAGCGCCGTTCGGTTGCCACTCTCAGCCCGCGTCCTGGCTATGCTGAGCGGGATATGCACCAGCTCTGGCAGCACTGCCACACGACCGTCGCACTGCTGCTCAAAAATGCCAGGGTCGATGGCGAGCAGATCAAAGGTGTCGGTATTTCGGCTCAGGGCAAAGGGCTGTTTCTGCTTGATAAGCAGGATCAGCCACTGGGAAACGCCATGCTCTCTTCTGACCGTCGGGCACTGGAGATTGTGCAGCGCTGGCAGCAAGACGGCATTCCCGAAAAACTGTACCCGCATACTCGCCAGACGCTATGGACCGGGCATCCGACTTCGCTCCTGCGCTGGGTCAAAGAGAACGAACCACAGCGGTATCAGCAGATTGGCTGCGTGATGATGGCGCACGACTACCTGCGCTGGTGTCTGACGGGGGAAAAAGGCTGCGAAGAGAGCAATATCTCGGAGTCCAATCTCTACAACATGAGCACTGCTCAGTACGATCCACAGCTCACACGCTGGCTTGATATCAGCGAAATTGACGGTGCACTACCGCCGATTGTCGGCTCCGCAGAAATTTGCGGGGAAATCACCGCTCAGGCAGCCTCGCTTACCGGTCTGGCGGCGGGTACTCCCGTCGTTGGCGGGCTGTTTGATGTGGTTTCCACCGCGATCTGCGCCGGACTCCATGATGACAACACGCTTAACGCGGTGATGGGAACCTGGGCCGTGACCAGCGGGATCGCCAACGGCATTCGTGATAACGAACCCTTTCCCTATGTGTATGGCCGCTATGTGCACCCGCAGCAGTACATCGTGCACGAAGCCAGCCCGACCTCATCCGGCAACCTGGAGTGGCTGACAGCGCAATGGGGTGACGTCTCGTTCAGTGAGATTAACGATGCCGTTGCCAGATTACCGAAGGCGGAAAGCGATGTGTTTTTCCTGCCGTTCCTCTATGGGAGCAACGCTGGTCTGGAGATGACCAGCGGCTTTTACGGAATGCAGGCACTGCACTCCCGGGCCCATCTGTTGCAGGCGGTTTATGAGGGCGTGGTCTTTAGCCACATGACCCACCTGAACCGCATGCTGGAACGCTTTACACACGTGACGTCGCTGCGCGTCACGGGTGGCCCCACTCATTCAGATGTGTGGATGCAAATGCTGGCAGATGTCAGCGGTCTGGCAATAGAACTACCGCAGGTGGAAGAGACCGGTTGCTCCGGTGCGGCGCTGGCAGCACTTGTCGGTACGGGCATCTATACCGATTTCCACGCCGCTCAGCGTGCCCTGCGACACGACACCAGGGTCATTGAACCCGATATTCGCGCCCATGCTGCCTACCAGCGCAAATATCACCGCTACCAGTTACTGATTACCGCACTACAGGGCTATCACGCCCGTGTTAAGGAGTTCGACCTATGA